Proteins encoded within one genomic window of Oncorhynchus keta strain PuntledgeMale-10-30-2019 chromosome 12, Oket_V2, whole genome shotgun sequence:
- the LOC118390914 gene encoding vasodilator-stimulated phosphoprotein-like isoform X2, with protein MGESSICQVRATVMQYDDGNKRWVPAGEGGQAFSRVQIYHNPVANTFRVVGRKMQGDQQVVINCPIDKRLKYSQATPNFHQWREARQVWGLNFGSKEEAVLFANGMMHALEVLSALTDSGHSSLPVQNGPSPEELEQQRRLELQRQEQQERERLENERPAAPIPPAAPPAPPSAPGGPPGPPPPPGPPPPPGPPPPPGPPPPPGSGAPPAPPQSGGGGGGGDGGGLGGPGGLAAALAGTKLRKSAKEDGGAAAPPPSGGGGGGGGGGGNLMGEMSAILARRKKMSDNPGAKKDVPSNEDSSKSSGQGDSLRRPWEKSATIPRTNSTTKTQLQESSPTSTTPVLPPAPPSPSSAPLPRMKAVNNTTASTGSEGTEMERIKQDILEEVRKELHKVKDEIIGAFIQELQRRDPV; from the exons ATGGG TGAGTCCAGTATCTGCCAGGTGCGAGCCACGGTCATGCAGTATGATGATGGTAACAAGCGCTGGGTGCCAGCGGGTGAGGGGGGCCAGGCCTTCAGCAGGGTCCAGATCTACCACAATCCCGTAGCCAACACATTCCGAGTGGTGGGACGCAAGATGCAGGGTGACCAGCAG GTGGTGATCAACTGCCCAATCGACAAGAGGCTGAAGTACAGCCAGGCTACACCCAACTTCCACCAGTGGCGGGAAGCCCGGCAGGTGTGGGGGCTGAACTTCGGCAGCAAGGAGGAAGCCGTTCTCTTCGCCAACGGCATGATGCATGCTCTGGAGGTGCTGAGTGCACTCACTGACTCAG gccactcctctctccctgtccagaaTGGACCCTCCCCAGAGGAGCTGGAGCAACAGAGGAG ACTGGAGCTGCAGAGGCaggagcagcaggagagagagcggcTGGAGAACGAGAGACCGGCCGCACCCATCCCCCCTGCAGCCCCGCCtgctcctccctctgcccccggTGGCCCCCCAGGACCGCCTCCACCCCCaggccccccacccccacctggccccccacccccacctggcCCCCCACCACCCCCTGGATCCGGGGCCCCACCTGCCCCACCTCAGTCTggtggaggggggggagggggcgATGGAGGAGGTCTTGGAGGGCCCGGGGGACTAGCTGCAGCCCTAGCAGGAACCAAACTACGCAAATCGGCCAAG GAGGATGGTGGTGCGGCAGCACCCCCTCCAtcgggaggagggggaggaggtggtggtgggggaggaaATCTGATGGGGGAGATGAGTGCCATCCTGGCCCGACG GAAGAAAATGTCAGATAATCCAGGCGCAAAGAAGGATGTGCCCAGCAAT GAAGACTCCTCAAAGTCCTCAGGCCAAGGTG ACAGCCTCAGGAGACCATGGGAGAAATCAGCCACCATTCCAAG GACTAACTCAACCACCAAGACCCAGCTGCAGGAGAGCAGCCCCACCTCCACCACCCCTGTTCTTCCTCCTGCCCCCCCTTCTCCATCCTCTGCCCCATTGCCCAG GATGAAGGCAGTGAACAACACCACGGCCAGCACAGGCAGTGAaggcacagagatggagagaatcaaacaG GACATCCTTGAGGAAGTGAGAAAAGAGCTCCATAAAGTGAAAGATGAAATTATCGGGG cATTTATCCAGGAGCTGCAGAGGAGAGACCCAGTATAG
- the LOC118390914 gene encoding vasodilator-stimulated phosphoprotein-like isoform X1 — MSESSICQVRATVMQYDDGNKRWVPAGEGGQAFSRVQIYHNPVANTFRVVGRKMQGDQQVVINCPIDKRLKYSQATPNFHQWREARQVWGLNFGSKEEAVLFANGMMHALEVLSALTDSGHSSLPVQNGPSPEELEQQRRLELQRQEQQERERLENERPAAPIPPAAPPAPPSAPGGPPGPPPPPGPPPPPGPPPPPGPPPPPGSGAPPAPPQSGGGGGGGDGGGLGGPGGLAAALAGTKLRKSAKEDGGAAAPPPSGGGGGGGGGGGNLMGEMSAILARRKKMSDNPGAKKDVPSNEDSSKSSGQGDSLRRPWEKSATIPRTNSTTKTQLQESSPTSTTPVLPPAPPSPSSAPLPRMKAVNNTTASTGSEGTEMERIKQDILEEVRKELHKVKDEIIGAFIQELQRRDPV, encoded by the exons TGAGTCCAGTATCTGCCAGGTGCGAGCCACGGTCATGCAGTATGATGATGGTAACAAGCGCTGGGTGCCAGCGGGTGAGGGGGGCCAGGCCTTCAGCAGGGTCCAGATCTACCACAATCCCGTAGCCAACACATTCCGAGTGGTGGGACGCAAGATGCAGGGTGACCAGCAG GTGGTGATCAACTGCCCAATCGACAAGAGGCTGAAGTACAGCCAGGCTACACCCAACTTCCACCAGTGGCGGGAAGCCCGGCAGGTGTGGGGGCTGAACTTCGGCAGCAAGGAGGAAGCCGTTCTCTTCGCCAACGGCATGATGCATGCTCTGGAGGTGCTGAGTGCACTCACTGACTCAG gccactcctctctccctgtccagaaTGGACCCTCCCCAGAGGAGCTGGAGCAACAGAGGAG ACTGGAGCTGCAGAGGCaggagcagcaggagagagagcggcTGGAGAACGAGAGACCGGCCGCACCCATCCCCCCTGCAGCCCCGCCtgctcctccctctgcccccggTGGCCCCCCAGGACCGCCTCCACCCCCaggccccccacccccacctggccccccacccccacctggcCCCCCACCACCCCCTGGATCCGGGGCCCCACCTGCCCCACCTCAGTCTggtggaggggggggagggggcgATGGAGGAGGTCTTGGAGGGCCCGGGGGACTAGCTGCAGCCCTAGCAGGAACCAAACTACGCAAATCGGCCAAG GAGGATGGTGGTGCGGCAGCACCCCCTCCAtcgggaggagggggaggaggtggtggtgggggaggaaATCTGATGGGGGAGATGAGTGCCATCCTGGCCCGACG GAAGAAAATGTCAGATAATCCAGGCGCAAAGAAGGATGTGCCCAGCAAT GAAGACTCCTCAAAGTCCTCAGGCCAAGGTG ACAGCCTCAGGAGACCATGGGAGAAATCAGCCACCATTCCAAG GACTAACTCAACCACCAAGACCCAGCTGCAGGAGAGCAGCCCCACCTCCACCACCCCTGTTCTTCCTCCTGCCCCCCCTTCTCCATCCTCTGCCCCATTGCCCAG GATGAAGGCAGTGAACAACACCACGGCCAGCACAGGCAGTGAaggcacagagatggagagaatcaaacaG GACATCCTTGAGGAAGTGAGAAAAGAGCTCCATAAAGTGAAAGATGAAATTATCGGGG cATTTATCCAGGAGCTGCAGAGGAGAGACCCAGTATAG